In Buchnera aphidicola (Floraphis choui), the genomic stretch ACGAATTATTAGGAAGATCTTTAGATGATTCTGTTGGTGAAACTTTTGATAAAATAGCTAAATTATTAGGATTAAATTATCCCGGTGGCCCTAGTTTGTCTAAATTAGCAGAGTCAGGAAAATTAGGTAGTTTTGATTTTCCAAGACCTATGATGAATCGAATAAATTTGAATTTTAGTTTTTCTGGATTAAAAACATTTATTTCAAATATTATAAAAACTAAAAATATTAATTTTCAAACGCGAGCAGATATTGCAAGAGAGTTTGAAAATTCAGTTACAGATGTTTTAGTTTTAAAAAGTAAAAAAGCTTTAAATAAATTAAACTATTCTACTTTAGTAGTATCTGGAGGTGTAAGCGCTAACGTAGTTTTAAGAAAAAAATTAAATGATATGGTTGAACATTTTAGAGGAAAAGTATTCTATTCAAAACCAGAATTATGTACTGATAATGGTGTGATGATAGCTTATACAGGCATGCTTCGATTTAAAAAATTTAGGACTTTTAATCTAGAAATCTCTGTATATCCTAAATGGTCTATTACTGATCTAAAACCAATATAATTATTTGAAATTATTACTGTATAAGAAAAAATTAATATCTTAAAAATTTTATTTTTTTAAACTTTTTTACTATGTATAATAGTAATATATTTCTTTAAATCTTGAATAGTTATAATCGGAATATTTTTTAGTTGTGAAAACTGAATAATTTCAGATAGTTTTGACATGGATCCATCTTTATTAGTTAACTCGCATATTATTCCAGCAGGTTTAAATCCAGCTAAAATTGCTAGTTCTATAGATGCTTCTGTATGCCCAGATCGTCCAAGTATACCATTTTTATGTGCTTGTACTGGAAACACATGTCCAGGTCGATTTAAATCTTGTGGTTTTGCATCATTTCGAATAGCTGTTCGAATAGTAGTTATTCTATCTTTAGCAGATACTCCAGTTGATACCCCTCGAGCAGCTTCTATAGTTATAGTAAAATTAGTTCCAAATTTACTAGTATTATTTTTCACCATAAATGGCAATCTTAGTTGTTTTCGTTTAGATTCAGTAATACATAAACATACGATTCCACTTCCATATCGAATAGTTAATGCCATTTGTTCTATAGTCATAGTTTCTGCTGGAAATATTAAATCACCTTCATTTTCACGATTAATATCATCTAGAACAATAACTCCGTTTCCTAATTTGAGAGATTTTATTGCATTTTCAATACGTTTTTGTGGAGTAATAGAAAAGAAAGATTGGTGCATTCTATTTAGCCTTTATGGTGATAATACTATAAATATTAAATAAATTAATTGATTATAAAGTGTATCTAAGAAT encodes the following:
- the tsaD gene encoding tRNA (adenosine(37)-N6)-threonylcarbamoyltransferase complex transferase subunit TsaD yields the protein MRILGIETSCDDTGIAIYDNIKGIMSNKLYSQSHFHNYYGGVVPELASRKHLEILITLIEDMLKEYNIDKRSIHAIAYTAGPGLIGSLLVGASLATALAFSLNIPTILVNHMEGHLLTPMLERIKPKFPFVGLLVSGGHTQLINAYGIGKYELLGRSLDDSVGETFDKIAKLLGLNYPGGPSLSKLAESGKLGSFDFPRPMMNRINLNFSFSGLKTFISNIIKTKNINFQTRADIAREFENSVTDVLVLKSKKALNKLNYSTLVVSGGVSANVVLRKKLNDMVEHFRGKVFYSKPELCTDNGVMIAYTGMLRFKKFRTFNLEISVYPKWSITDLKPI
- the ribB gene encoding 3,4-dihydroxy-2-butanone-4-phosphate synthase, with amino-acid sequence MHQSFFSITPQKRIENAIKSLKLGNGVIVLDDINRENEGDLIFPAETMTIEQMALTIRYGSGIVCLCITESKRKQLRLPFMVKNNTSKFGTNFTITIEAARGVSTGVSAKDRITTIRTAIRNDAKPQDLNRPGHVFPVQAHKNGILGRSGHTEASIELAILAGFKPAGIICELTNKDGSMSKLSEIIQFSQLKNIPIITIQDLKKYITIIHSKKV